The following coding sequences are from one Streptomyces sp. V3I7 window:
- a CDS encoding AMP-binding protein, with translation MPDLAPRFRSHVEDILDALRANPDREALVHGNRRVTAGEFHDLVHRMAWALHARGVEHGQTVTLLSGNLPEAIAARYAAHLIGAQVTHLYSKLAADVQSTIIQDVDTRILLVDPRMARRAAEIAGGIDVKSVLMLGPSDIAEDLPALAAAQSGEPFPSQAGPDDICAIRHTGGTTGHPKGICTTFRQVQEQRTARPGGTDTAPPRQLLVTTIAHAGGMLADVVLETGGTVVLHDDFEPGEVLRTIERERISHLWLLPPLLYQLVDQPDMEHTDTSTLRQVLYGGCQSSPTRIADAVRRLGPVLMQGYGQNEGGIISVLTPDDHDPDDLPRLRTAGRIAPGVEVEIRDQDGNVLPNGEHGEICVRSGMVMQGYWKQPELTAEVLRDGWLHTGDIGFRDDHGYLTVVDRLKDMIVVVGGHVYTTELEDLLNSHPDVRQSAVFGVRDADRMERVHAAVLLAPGATTTADELRAMVCAERGAMYEPAAITFPAELPLTDVGKPDKKELRRLATS, from the coding sequence ATGCCCGACCTCGCCCCGCGCTTCCGCAGCCATGTCGAGGACATCCTCGACGCCCTGCGGGCGAACCCCGACCGCGAGGCACTTGTGCACGGCAACCGCCGTGTCACCGCCGGGGAGTTCCACGACCTGGTGCACCGGATGGCGTGGGCCCTGCACGCCCGGGGAGTCGAGCACGGCCAGACGGTCACACTGCTCAGCGGCAACCTGCCGGAGGCGATCGCCGCACGGTACGCCGCCCATCTGATCGGCGCTCAGGTCACGCACCTGTACAGCAAGCTCGCCGCCGACGTGCAGAGCACCATCATCCAGGACGTGGACACCCGGATCCTGCTCGTCGACCCCCGCATGGCCCGCCGGGCCGCCGAGATCGCCGGGGGCATCGACGTCAAGTCCGTGCTGATGCTCGGTCCCTCCGACATCGCCGAGGACCTGCCGGCGCTCGCCGCCGCCCAGTCCGGCGAGCCGTTCCCGAGCCAGGCGGGACCGGACGACATCTGCGCCATCCGCCACACCGGCGGCACCACCGGCCACCCCAAGGGCATCTGCACCACCTTCCGGCAGGTGCAGGAACAGCGCACCGCCCGCCCCGGCGGCACCGACACCGCGCCGCCCCGTCAGCTCCTCGTCACCACCATCGCCCACGCGGGCGGCATGCTCGCCGACGTCGTGCTGGAGACCGGCGGCACGGTCGTCCTGCACGACGACTTCGAGCCCGGCGAGGTGCTGCGCACCATCGAGCGCGAGCGCATCTCGCACCTGTGGCTGCTCCCGCCGCTCCTCTACCAGCTGGTCGACCAGCCGGACATGGAGCACACCGACACCTCGACGCTCCGTCAGGTCCTCTACGGCGGCTGCCAGTCCTCCCCGACCCGCATCGCCGACGCCGTACGGCGCCTTGGCCCGGTGCTGATGCAGGGGTACGGCCAGAACGAGGGCGGCATCATCAGCGTCCTCACCCCGGACGACCACGACCCGGACGACCTTCCGCGGCTGCGCACCGCCGGACGGATCGCGCCCGGCGTCGAGGTGGAGATCCGCGACCAGGACGGCAACGTCCTGCCCAACGGCGAGCACGGCGAGATCTGTGTCCGCTCCGGCATGGTCATGCAGGGCTACTGGAAGCAGCCGGAGCTGACCGCCGAGGTGCTCCGGGACGGCTGGCTGCACACCGGCGACATCGGCTTCCGCGACGACCACGGCTACCTGACCGTGGTGGACCGTCTCAAGGACATGATCGTCGTGGTCGGTGGCCACGTGTACACCACCGAGTTGGAGGACCTCCTCAACAGCCACCCGGACGTCCGGCAGAGCGCCGTCTTCGGCGTCCGCGACGCGGACCGCATGGAGCGGGTCCACGCCGCCGTGCTGCTCGCCCCCGGCGCCACCACCACGGCCGACGAGCTGCGCGCGATGGTGTGCGCCGAGCGTGGCGCGATGTACGAGCCCGCCGCCATCACCTTCCCGGCCGAGCTGCCCCTGACGGACGTGGGCAAGCCCGACAAGAAGGAGCTGCGCCGCCTCGCCACGAGCTGA
- a CDS encoding Lrp/AsnC family transcriptional regulator, translating into MGDVSSGGSSSGDGSGRIGRGFALDSVHLKILEVLRVRGRISVAALAQQVGISRAGAYTRFEALCEEGVIGGFSARIDSAQVGLDVCALVFVTVRQDMWKQFRATLEAMPEVEYCAVTTGQHDAMIQVRVPSVAAVHRLVTERLANVPAVRATETVFILDEVFRRPYVLPSDVAATEPPPAAPPGPPRTSRYGMTRFIRASDGRAGMER; encoded by the coding sequence ATGGGAGATGTATCCAGCGGTGGCTCCTCGTCCGGTGACGGGTCTGGACGAATAGGCAGGGGGTTCGCCCTTGACAGCGTCCACCTGAAGATCCTCGAAGTCCTGCGCGTCCGGGGCCGGATCTCCGTCGCGGCTCTCGCGCAGCAGGTCGGGATCTCCCGGGCCGGGGCCTACACCCGCTTCGAGGCGCTGTGCGAGGAGGGCGTGATCGGGGGTTTCAGTGCCCGCATCGACTCGGCTCAAGTCGGCCTGGACGTCTGCGCGCTGGTCTTCGTGACGGTCCGGCAGGACATGTGGAAGCAGTTCCGCGCCACCCTTGAGGCCATGCCCGAGGTCGAGTACTGCGCGGTCACCACCGGCCAGCACGACGCCATGATCCAGGTCCGGGTCCCCAGCGTCGCGGCCGTGCACCGCCTGGTCACCGAGCGGCTCGCCAACGTCCCCGCGGTGCGGGCCACCGAGACCGTCTTCATCCTCGACGAGGTCTTCCGGCGCCCGTACGTCCTTCCCTCCGACGTCGCCGCCACCGAACCCCCGCCAGCCGCACCGCCGGGGCCGCCGCGCACGAGCCGCTACGGCATGACCCGCTTCATCCGCGCCTCCGACGGGCGCGCGGGCATGGAGCGCTGA
- a CDS encoding ABC transporter substrate-binding protein, translating into MSRPTSKASPATALSLLTIAALALSACSGGSPSGAAGAAGGRTLVIDTSFNLKTADPGREFEPTGQIVDKALYQTLLTFKGGDVTKPVPELATYEQSADGKKLTLHLKAGARFSDGGAVTADDVVFSLNRVIGLKGNPSFLLDGVTVTKTAPSTVTLTSKKANPALPYILPNPALGILNSKTVKAKAGSDTPGDKAETYLNAHSAGSGPYTLTSFNTNTQVVLEKNPKYTGAARPAYDKVVIRNVQGPTQKLNVQRGDSQIALDLTSDQVQGLTGGLKVLGGTSSDVIFLLLNQDKKISSVTSNAKFAEAVRKGVDYASLLSLSGKGSVQAAGIIPSTFVGSLPAARKAGRDVAGAKAALAASGVKKPSVTLGYPSDLTVDGLSLQTIAERVQAQLKEVGITVDLAPAPTTTELDKYRNGKEEMGLWYWGPDYPDPSDYLAFLPGNLVGLRAGWKTGADAKLTDLGEKAATTTDDSARAKLYEEIQTRMNASGPFVPLLQPSRNTVTAATVTGVAYNPVWTIDVAAVGSK; encoded by the coding sequence ATGTCGAGACCAACCAGCAAGGCGTCCCCGGCAACTGCCCTTTCCCTGCTCACCATCGCGGCGCTGGCCCTGAGCGCCTGTTCCGGCGGTTCCCCTTCGGGGGCCGCGGGAGCAGCCGGCGGAAGGACCCTGGTGATCGACACCTCGTTCAACCTCAAGACCGCGGACCCGGGCCGGGAGTTCGAGCCGACCGGACAGATCGTCGACAAGGCCCTCTACCAGACGCTGCTGACGTTCAAGGGCGGTGACGTCACCAAGCCGGTGCCGGAGCTCGCGACGTACGAGCAGTCCGCGGACGGCAAGAAGCTCACGCTGCACCTGAAGGCGGGCGCCAGGTTCTCCGACGGCGGCGCGGTCACCGCCGACGACGTGGTGTTCTCGCTGAACCGGGTGATCGGGCTCAAGGGCAACCCGTCCTTCCTCCTGGACGGCGTGACCGTGACGAAGACCGCCCCCTCGACCGTCACCCTGACGTCGAAGAAGGCCAACCCGGCGCTGCCGTACATCCTGCCCAACCCGGCGCTGGGCATCCTGAACAGCAAGACGGTCAAGGCCAAGGCCGGCAGCGACACCCCCGGCGACAAGGCGGAGACCTACCTCAACGCCCACTCCGCGGGCTCCGGCCCCTACACGCTGACCTCGTTCAACACCAACACCCAGGTCGTGCTGGAGAAGAACCCGAAGTACACGGGTGCCGCGAGGCCCGCGTACGACAAGGTCGTCATCCGCAACGTCCAGGGCCCGACGCAGAAGCTGAACGTGCAGCGCGGCGACAGTCAGATCGCCCTCGACCTCACCTCCGACCAGGTGCAGGGGCTGACCGGCGGGCTGAAGGTGCTCGGCGGCACCTCCTCCGACGTGATCTTCCTGCTGCTCAACCAGGACAAGAAGATCAGCTCGGTCACCTCGAACGCGAAGTTCGCCGAGGCCGTGCGCAAGGGCGTCGACTACGCGAGCCTGCTCTCCCTCTCCGGCAAGGGCTCGGTCCAGGCCGCCGGCATCATTCCCTCGACGTTCGTCGGCTCCCTTCCCGCCGCGCGGAAGGCGGGCCGGGACGTCGCCGGGGCCAAGGCCGCCCTCGCCGCCAGCGGCGTCAAGAAGCCGTCGGTGACGCTCGGTTACCCCAGTGACCTGACCGTGGACGGCCTGTCCCTCCAGACGATCGCCGAGCGCGTCCAGGCCCAGCTGAAGGAGGTCGGCATCACCGTCGACCTCGCCCCCGCGCCGACGACCACGGAGCTGGACAAGTACCGCAACGGCAAGGAGGAGATGGGGCTCTGGTACTGGGGACCGGACTATCCGGACCCCAGCGACTACCTGGCCTTCCTGCCCGGCAACCTGGTCGGCCTGCGCGCCGGCTGGAAGACGGGCGCCGACGCGAAGCTGACGGACCTCGGCGAGAAGGCGGCCACCACGACGGACGACTCCGCCCGCGCGAAGCTGTACGAGGAGATCCAGACGCGGATGAACGCGTCCGGCCCGTTCGTCCCGCTGCTCCAGCCCAGCCGGAACACCGTCACCGCCGCCACCGTGACCGGTGTCGCGTACAACCCCGTGTGGACGATCGATGTCGCGGCCGTCGGCAGTAAGTGA
- a CDS encoding ABC transporter permease has product MSRPSAVSEGGARGLRQRAAAARHRHPFAYFLARRTGTAALLMLGVTLVTFVLTNLVPGDPAAAALGQRAVGDPAIVAQFRHHYGLDQPLPVQYVTYLGNLLHGDLGESQQSHQAVLEDLRAAVPATVELAGTAIVLSLVIGVAFGVVAALRRDRFTDQALRVLSLLGVSLPTFWLALLAFYVFFYRLGIAPGSGRLDPGTAAPPHVTGLFTLDAALAGQWPVFWSALGHLALPALVLTAYTVGLLTRFTRSAVLEVLGQDYVRAARAKGLPGRTVLLQYVLRAALVPVITVAGLAFGALLSGTVLVEAIFAWPGLGAYAYRSATTLDLPAVMGVGLVVGVIYLLVNLAVDVLYGVIDPRVRVS; this is encoded by the coding sequence ATGTCGCGGCCGTCGGCAGTAAGTGAGGGTGGGGCCAGGGGGCTGCGGCAGCGCGCCGCGGCCGCCCGGCACCGCCACCCGTTCGCGTACTTCCTGGCCCGGCGCACCGGCACGGCCGCCCTGCTCATGCTGGGCGTGACGCTGGTGACGTTCGTGCTCACCAACCTGGTCCCGGGCGATCCGGCCGCCGCCGCGCTCGGGCAGCGGGCGGTCGGCGACCCGGCGATCGTCGCCCAGTTCCGCCACCACTACGGACTCGACCAGCCGCTGCCGGTCCAGTACGTGACCTACCTCGGCAACCTGCTCCACGGTGACCTCGGCGAGTCGCAGCAGAGCCACCAGGCCGTCCTGGAGGACCTGCGGGCCGCGGTGCCGGCCACCGTCGAGCTGGCCGGTACGGCGATCGTGCTGTCCCTGGTCATCGGGGTCGCGTTCGGGGTGGTCGCGGCGCTGCGCCGGGACCGGTTCACCGACCAGGCGCTGCGCGTGCTGAGCCTGCTCGGGGTGTCCCTGCCCACGTTCTGGCTGGCCCTGCTCGCCTTCTACGTCTTCTTCTACCGCCTGGGCATCGCCCCGGGCAGCGGCCGGCTCGACCCCGGTACGGCCGCCCCGCCGCATGTGACGGGGCTGTTCACGCTCGACGCCGCGCTGGCCGGGCAGTGGCCGGTCTTCTGGAGCGCGCTCGGCCATCTCGCCCTGCCCGCCCTGGTGTTGACCGCCTACACGGTCGGCCTGCTCACCCGGTTCACCCGCTCCGCGGTGCTGGAGGTGCTGGGGCAGGACTACGTCCGCGCGGCCCGCGCCAAGGGCCTGCCCGGCCGGACGGTTCTGCTCCAGTACGTACTGAGGGCGGCCCTTGTCCCGGTCATCACGGTGGCCGGACTGGCCTTCGGCGCCCTGCTGTCCGGGACGGTCCTGGTGGAGGCCATCTTCGCGTGGCCGGGCCTGGGCGCGTACGCCTACCGCAGCGCGACCACGCTGGACCTGCCCGCCGTGATGGGGGTGGGTCTGGTGGTCGGCGTGATCTATCTGCTCGTCAACCTCGCCGTGGACGTGCTGTACGGCGTGATCGACCCGAGGGTGAGGGTGAGTTGA
- a CDS encoding ABC transporter permease, which yields MILSGHSGHSRHSEQSRHTRLGILKRLPHAWRRPLAVTGAVITAFWLVVVLAAPLLAPHDPLAQELPRLASPGAGHWLGTDELGRDVLSRVLYGARVSVPLALLLVVLSLLIGGALGACAGFFGRWVDETVMRVADLVFAFPTVILAMVVAAALGASLQNAVLAVLVVAWPSYARVTRGLVLGIRSREFVLSGRLLGFSAWRSLRVDVLPNVLGPLLVLATLDIGTATLLLSGLSFLGLGAKPPAPEWGSMVATGTQQFDKWWIGVFPGLAILTVVLAFNFLGDTLRDALDPNAARTIGAEKERVA from the coding sequence TTGATACTCAGCGGACACAGCGGACACAGCCGACACAGCGAACAGAGCAGACACACCAGACTCGGCATCCTGAAACGGCTGCCCCACGCCTGGCGCAGGCCGCTCGCGGTCACCGGCGCCGTGATCACCGCCTTCTGGCTGGTCGTCGTCCTGGCGGCGCCGCTGCTCGCCCCGCACGATCCGCTCGCGCAGGAGCTGCCCCGGCTGGCCTCCCCCGGCGCCGGGCACTGGCTCGGCACCGACGAGCTGGGCCGGGACGTGCTCAGCCGGGTGCTCTACGGGGCGCGCGTCTCGGTGCCGCTCGCGCTGCTGCTGGTGGTGCTGTCCCTGCTGATCGGCGGTGCGCTCGGCGCCTGCGCCGGGTTCTTCGGGCGGTGGGTGGACGAGACGGTGATGCGCGTCGCGGACCTCGTCTTCGCCTTCCCGACCGTGATCCTGGCGATGGTCGTCGCGGCGGCTCTCGGCGCCAGCCTGCAGAACGCCGTCCTGGCGGTGCTGGTGGTCGCCTGGCCGTCGTACGCCCGGGTCACGCGCGGTCTGGTCCTCGGCATCCGCTCGCGCGAGTTCGTGCTCAGCGGACGGCTGCTGGGCTTCTCGGCGTGGCGGTCGCTGCGGGTCGACGTGCTGCCGAACGTCCTCGGGCCGCTGCTGGTGCTGGCCACCCTGGACATCGGGACCGCGACGCTGCTGCTGTCGGGCCTGTCCTTCCTGGGGCTCGGCGCCAAGCCGCCCGCCCCGGAGTGGGGTTCGATGGTCGCCACCGGCACCCAGCAGTTCGACAAGTGGTGGATCGGGGTGTTCCCGGGGCTGGCCATCCTCACCGTGGTCCTGGCCTTCAACTTCCTCGGCGACACGCTGCGGGACGCCCTCGACCCCAACGCCGCCCGCACGATCGGCGCGGAGAAGGAGCGGGTGGCATGA
- a CDS encoding ABC transporter ATP-binding protein gives MSALEISGLTVDLPSGGRILHGVDLALETGRIHGLAGESGSGKTMTGLAVLGLLPQGARTGGRIVLDGGPAGGSTDLLTLEPKRLNALRGSAISMVFQDPATSLHPMLSVGHQLTDHLRHHRGLDRKAARARAAELLGQVRIPNPAQALGRYPHQFSGGMRQRIAIAAALACDPTILIADEPTTALDVTVQAGVLRLLRRLCDELGLAVLLVTHDLGVMSAVADTVSVMREGRIVETGPRARILTTPEHAYTRTLLDALPGRTPSGTDARFPADAESSRSTS, from the coding sequence ATGAGCGCCCTGGAGATCAGCGGGCTGACCGTCGACCTGCCGTCCGGCGGGCGGATCCTGCACGGCGTGGACCTCGCCCTGGAGACCGGCCGCATTCACGGGCTCGCCGGGGAGAGCGGCTCGGGCAAGACGATGACCGGGCTCGCCGTGCTCGGGCTGCTGCCGCAAGGGGCCCGCACCGGGGGGCGGATCGTCCTGGACGGTGGGCCCGCGGGCGGCAGCACCGACCTGCTCACGCTGGAGCCGAAGCGGCTCAACGCCCTGCGCGGCTCCGCGATCAGCATGGTCTTCCAGGACCCGGCCACGAGCCTGCACCCCATGCTCAGCGTCGGCCATCAGCTCACCGATCATCTGCGCCACCACCGCGGGCTGGACCGCAAGGCCGCCCGCGCCCGGGCCGCCGAGCTGCTCGGCCAGGTCCGCATCCCCAACCCCGCCCAGGCGCTGGGGCGTTACCCGCACCAGTTCTCCGGCGGCATGCGGCAGCGCATCGCCATCGCCGCAGCCCTGGCCTGCGATCCCACCATCCTCATCGCCGACGAACCGACCACCGCCCTCGACGTCACGGTGCAGGCCGGTGTCCTGCGGCTGCTGCGCCGGCTGTGCGACGAACTCGGCCTGGCCGTCCTGCTGGTCACCCACGATCTGGGGGTGATGTCGGCGGTCGCGGACACGGTGAGCGTCATGCGCGAGGGCCGGATCGTCGAGACCGGGCCCCGCGCCCGGATCCTCACCACGCCTGAACACGCCTACACCCGCACCCTGTTGGACGCCCTTCCGGGCCGCACCCCATCCGGGACCGACGCCCGCTTCCCGGCCGACGCCGAGTCCTCCAGGAGTACGTCATGA
- a CDS encoding ABC transporter ATP-binding protein gives MSSPLLSVSDLVVQYRGSGAPPTRAVAGVSLDVRAGEVVGLVGESGCGKSTLARAVCGLTAPAEGRIDFDGTPVRPLGVRRRDLALTRIQMVFQDPYGSLNPRRRVGAQIADGIRTAVERGESGGGGESPREYLTRVGLPESAAERYPHEFSGGQRQRIAVARALAARPRLLVGDEPISALDASAQSKVATLMRSLAVESGAGLLFISHDLSVVRLIADRIAVMYLGRIVETGPTDEVWNDPRHPYTRALLAAVPRPDGAGLLPAELPGDVPDPAAPPSGCRFHPRCPSAFDGCDREDPQLVAGGVACRLYAA, from the coding sequence ATGAGCTCGCCCCTGCTGTCGGTCTCCGACCTCGTCGTCCAGTACCGCGGGTCCGGCGCGCCGCCGACCCGGGCGGTGGCGGGCGTCAGTCTTGACGTCCGTGCCGGGGAGGTCGTCGGGCTGGTCGGCGAGTCCGGCTGCGGCAAGTCGACGCTGGCCCGCGCGGTCTGCGGGCTCACCGCCCCGGCGGAGGGCCGGATCGATTTCGACGGAACTCCCGTGCGCCCGCTCGGTGTACGCCGCCGCGACCTCGCGCTCACCCGCATCCAGATGGTCTTCCAGGACCCGTACGGATCGCTCAACCCGCGCCGCCGGGTGGGCGCGCAGATCGCCGACGGCATCCGTACGGCCGTCGAGCGCGGTGAGAGCGGCGGGGGCGGCGAGTCGCCGCGGGAGTACCTGACCCGTGTCGGGCTGCCTGAGTCGGCCGCCGAGCGGTATCCGCACGAGTTCTCCGGCGGCCAGCGCCAACGCATCGCCGTCGCCCGCGCGTTGGCGGCCCGGCCGCGCCTGTTGGTCGGCGACGAGCCGATCTCCGCCCTGGACGCCTCGGCCCAGTCCAAGGTCGCCACGCTGATGCGGTCCCTGGCCGTGGAGTCCGGCGCGGGGCTGCTGTTCATCAGCCACGACCTGTCCGTCGTACGGCTGATCGCCGACCGGATCGCCGTGATGTACCTCGGCCGGATCGTGGAGACCGGGCCCACCGACGAGGTCTGGAACGACCCCCGTCACCCCTACACCCGGGCGCTGCTCGCCGCCGTGCCCCGGCCCGACGGCGCCGGGCTGCTGCCGGCCGAACTCCCGGGCGACGTACCCGATCCCGCCGCACCACCGAGCGGCTGCCGCTTCCATCCGCGCTGCCCGTCCGCGTTCGACGGCTGCGACCGTGAGGACCCGCAGCTGGTCGCGGGCGGCGTGGCGTGCCGCCTCTACGCGGCCTGA
- a CDS encoding Xaa-Pro peptidase family protein, with amino-acid sequence MTTTAVHPAERLERARQATAAAGLDALLISPGADLRYLTGYDALPLERLTCLVLPAEGEAFLVVPELERPAALASPAGGLGIGITGWTETEDPYALVAARLPARPACVGVDNHMWAEKTMAFRAALPGTRQALAGTVLSALRRRKSAAEVGALRRAGAAIDRVHARMGEWLRPGRTEREAGRDIADAIVAEGHVRTDFVVVGSGPNSASPHHDLSDRVMRPGDTVVVDIGGTTEDGYCSDSTRNYVLGEAPADYLRLHEVLLAAQRRQTDAVRPGITSGELDAIGRDFIDEAGFGPYFIHRTGHGIGVESHEEPYIVTGSELVLEPGMAFSIEPGIYLPGRFGARIEDIVICTEDGGERLNLTPRDLTVLP; translated from the coding sequence GTGACCACCACCGCTGTCCATCCTGCCGAGAGACTGGAACGCGCCCGGCAGGCCACCGCGGCCGCGGGGCTCGATGCGCTGCTGATCAGCCCCGGCGCCGACCTGCGCTACCTCACGGGCTACGACGCGCTGCCCCTGGAGCGCCTCACCTGTCTCGTACTGCCCGCCGAGGGCGAAGCCTTCCTCGTCGTACCGGAGTTGGAGCGTCCGGCCGCGCTGGCCTCACCGGCCGGGGGCCTCGGCATCGGCATCACGGGCTGGACCGAGACCGAGGACCCGTACGCCCTCGTCGCCGCCCGGCTGCCCGCGCGGCCGGCCTGTGTCGGCGTGGACAACCACATGTGGGCGGAGAAGACCATGGCCTTCCGCGCCGCGCTGCCCGGCACCCGCCAGGCGCTCGCCGGGACGGTGCTGAGCGCGCTGCGCAGGCGCAAGAGCGCGGCCGAGGTGGGGGCGTTGCGCCGGGCCGGGGCCGCCATCGACCGGGTGCACGCGCGGATGGGCGAGTGGCTGCGGCCGGGGCGCACCGAGCGCGAGGCGGGCCGGGACATCGCCGACGCGATCGTCGCCGAGGGCCATGTGCGGACCGACTTCGTCGTGGTCGGCTCCGGCCCCAACAGCGCCAGTCCGCACCACGACCTGTCCGACCGGGTGATGCGGCCCGGCGACACCGTGGTGGTCGACATCGGCGGCACCACCGAGGACGGCTACTGCTCCGACTCCACGCGCAACTACGTGCTCGGCGAGGCGCCGGCGGACTATCTGCGCCTGCACGAGGTACTGCTGGCCGCCCAGCGCCGGCAGACCGACGCCGTGCGCCCGGGGATCACCTCGGGCGAACTCGACGCGATCGGGCGGGACTTCATCGACGAGGCGGGCTTCGGCCCGTACTTCATCCACCGCACCGGCCACGGCATCGGCGTGGAGAGCCACGAGGAGCCGTACATCGTGACCGGCTCCGAGCTGGTGCTGGAACCCGGGATGGCGTTCTCGATCGAACCGGGCATCTACCTCCCCGGCCGGTTCGGGGCCCGGATCGAGGACATCGTGATCTGTACCGAGGACGGCGGTGAGCGGCTCAACCTCACCCCGCGCGACCTGACCGTGCTGCCATGA
- a CDS encoding nuclear transport factor 2 family protein, protein MTKPRDERTAHPPGGARPGGTSADLDAVWGVITGMYRAFMAGDRPGIDSSLDPDATVFDSATADLVCGKAALDDVRERRPTDAGARETGLEAHGEIIDVFGDLALARYWLRVDYPAPPSLMIRNTAVLRRSHGRWHIVHLHEDLQQELVSRRP, encoded by the coding sequence ATGACGAAACCCCGTGACGAACGGACCGCGCACCCGCCCGGCGGCGCCCGTCCCGGCGGGACGTCCGCCGACCTCGACGCCGTGTGGGGCGTGATCACCGGCATGTACCGGGCGTTCATGGCGGGCGACCGCCCCGGCATCGACTCCTCCCTGGACCCCGACGCGACCGTCTTCGACTCCGCGACTGCGGACCTCGTCTGCGGAAAGGCCGCGCTGGACGACGTACGCGAGCGGCGCCCGACCGACGCGGGCGCCCGGGAGACCGGTCTCGAAGCGCACGGCGAGATCATCGACGTGTTCGGCGACCTGGCCCTGGCGCGCTACTGGCTGCGGGTCGACTATCCCGCTCCCCCGTCCCTGATGATCCGCAACACCGCGGTCCTCCGCCGATCCCACGGCCGGTGGCACATCGTCCACCTGCACGAGGATCTCCAGCAGGAACTGGTGAGCCGCCGCCCATGA
- a CDS encoding LysE family translocator produces MLSTLLVFLGACTLIAASPGPSTMLIIKQSLRSRRAGFLTVLGNETGIFIWGVVAALGLTALLVASRLAYDIMRIAGALTLIAFGVKALLDARRGPGEESPEESATPRSGWASYRSGLLLNLANPKAAVFAMSFLPQFVPARAPHLPTMIGLAAIWAVYEIGYYGLYVWFVGRLKKVISRAAVRKRLEQISGGVLLALGIRMAFES; encoded by the coding sequence ATGCTGAGCACCCTCCTCGTCTTCCTCGGCGCCTGCACGCTGATAGCCGCCTCGCCCGGACCGAGCACGATGCTGATCATCAAGCAGTCCCTGCGCAGCAGGCGCGCCGGGTTCCTGACGGTGCTGGGCAACGAGACCGGCATCTTCATCTGGGGCGTCGTCGCCGCACTCGGGCTGACCGCACTGCTCGTGGCGTCCCGGCTGGCGTACGACATCATGCGGATCGCCGGTGCCTTGACCCTGATCGCCTTCGGCGTCAAGGCGCTGCTGGACGCCCGCCGGGGGCCGGGCGAGGAGAGCCCGGAGGAGTCGGCGACTCCGCGCTCGGGCTGGGCTTCGTACCGCTCGGGCCTGCTGCTGAACCTGGCCAACCCCAAGGCCGCCGTCTTCGCGATGTCCTTCCTCCCGCAGTTCGTGCCCGCGAGGGCGCCCCATCTGCCCACCATGATCGGCCTGGCGGCGATCTGGGCCGTCTACGAGATCGGCTACTACGGCCTGTACGTCTGGTTCGTCGGCCGGCTGAAGAAGGTCATCTCCCGGGCCGCGGTGCGCAAGCGCCTGGAGCAGATCTCCGGCGGCGTGCTCCTCGCGCTCGGGATCCGGATGGCCTTCGAGAGCTGA
- a CDS encoding D-Ala-D-Ala carboxypeptidase family metallohydrolase, protein MTGADVKELQIRVGGWAASSAQQTYVAWDGDFGPATAAAVKRFQSAYGLSADGVVGPQTQSTLNSLESGDGSTAHFEWSEFTSHDGSGFSGGKVGSAEVKENVRRLMYKLEALRKKAGNSAVTINSGFRSTAYNSSVGGASNSMHCYGVAADVVVSGYTTLQVYRIAETCGFSGLEAYTHSWQHVDSRVQYPSYGSGSWWWESGTV, encoded by the coding sequence ATGACCGGCGCCGACGTGAAGGAACTCCAGATCCGCGTCGGCGGCTGGGCCGCGTCCTCCGCGCAGCAGACCTACGTCGCGTGGGACGGCGACTTCGGCCCGGCGACGGCGGCCGCGGTCAAGCGGTTCCAGTCGGCGTACGGCCTGTCCGCGGACGGAGTCGTCGGCCCGCAGACCCAGAGCACGCTCAACAGCCTGGAGAGCGGCGACGGTTCGACCGCTCACTTCGAGTGGAGCGAGTTCACCTCGCACGACGGCTCCGGGTTCAGCGGCGGCAAGGTGGGGTCGGCTGAGGTCAAGGAGAACGTGCGCCGCCTCATGTACAAGCTGGAGGCGCTGCGCAAGAAGGCGGGCAACAGCGCGGTCACCATCAACTCCGGCTTCCGCAGCACCGCTTACAACTCCTCGGTGGGCGGCGCGTCGAACAGCATGCACTGCTACGGCGTCGCCGCGGACGTCGTGGTGTCCGGGTACACCACGCTCCAGGTCTACCGGATCGCCGAGACCTGCGGCTTCTCGGGCCTCGAGGCGTACACACACTCATGGCAACACGTCGACAGCCGGGTCCAGTACCCGTCGTACGGCTCCGGGTCCTGGTGGTGGGAGAGCGGCACCGTCTGA